In the genome of Granulibacter bethesdensis CGDNIH1, one region contains:
- a CDS encoding tetratricopeptide repeat protein, translating to MARLINRVTGLFSPAARMQEATALAEAGEWPKAFPLFAKVAEKGVAEAQYRVGRCYLEAAGVPFSPREGERWLERAASQGFVEAQTLLATLYLRGVGEQGEPATADPAKAASEDVLGGVEASLEARSGGAGTAASRVGSGLFTSASTIQADPLKALGWASKAAEAGSSDGQALVGYILTTGPDSVRDLEQALVWYQKAAASGCPQGALGVGLALLKDAVTPEATQAAAEQLQVAANGGLPTALYLLGVMHERAAGVPHDLAAAAGYYKTAAEKGLVSAQARWGLALLEGRGVKRNLLEGESWLRRAALQGDAEAAALVGDLYARGGDVPPNYAEAALWFRRASDAGHSKAARTLGLMCLTGAGMSRDPEEAARWFRISAERGDQEAVSDLASLVQAGLAAEEESIRTRKIFEQAAANGDLVAAFNFGVCLAEGVGIEKDERSAAQWLRKAADGVVNAQYWYGRMLLEGRGLDVDAEAGRSWIERAASTGMVEAEVAFAELLVTGRGGAKDHPEALVYFERAAGRGHIGAMFAIGAMMGGGHEVPTDREKAIIWYRAAAERGHAHAQLMLGRFLARGLAGEKDELQGRFWLEKALSQGLTEAQGDLQALPPEILTMPYPYEAVRVDNLPEEPVPHLAEHEPSSVQNPALTDHS from the coding sequence GTGGCACGTCTGATAAACCGGGTAACCGGCCTGTTTTCTCCTGCTGCCAGAATGCAGGAGGCCACAGCACTTGCGGAAGCGGGGGAATGGCCCAAAGCGTTTCCGCTTTTTGCCAAAGTGGCCGAAAAAGGCGTGGCCGAAGCGCAATATCGGGTTGGGCGTTGCTATCTGGAGGCTGCAGGTGTTCCTTTCAGTCCCCGGGAAGGGGAACGCTGGTTGGAAAGGGCTGCCAGTCAGGGCTTCGTGGAAGCGCAGACATTGTTGGCAACCCTGTATCTGCGTGGCGTCGGGGAGCAGGGGGAACCAGCCACTGCCGATCCCGCAAAGGCTGCATCGGAAGATGTGCTGGGTGGGGTGGAAGCCTCTCTGGAGGCGCGATCCGGGGGAGCCGGAACAGCTGCCTCCCGTGTCGGATCAGGCTTGTTTACCTCTGCTTCCACGATTCAGGCCGATCCGCTCAAGGCACTGGGCTGGGCGAGCAAGGCGGCGGAAGCTGGTTCCTCTGACGGGCAGGCGCTGGTCGGATATATCCTGACGACCGGGCCGGACTCTGTGCGTGATCTGGAACAGGCGCTGGTATGGTATCAGAAAGCAGCCGCTTCCGGCTGTCCGCAGGGGGCGCTGGGAGTGGGGTTGGCCCTGCTCAAGGATGCAGTGACGCCGGAAGCCACTCAGGCAGCAGCCGAGCAGTTGCAGGTGGCAGCCAATGGTGGCCTGCCGACGGCGCTCTATCTGCTGGGCGTGATGCATGAGCGTGCCGCCGGTGTGCCCCATGATCTGGCAGCGGCCGCCGGTTACTACAAGACAGCCGCAGAGAAAGGGCTGGTTTCCGCCCAGGCACGCTGGGGTCTGGCGCTGCTCGAAGGACGAGGCGTCAAACGTAATCTGCTGGAGGGTGAATCATGGCTGCGTCGTGCAGCCCTTCAGGGCGATGCCGAGGCGGCGGCACTGGTGGGTGACCTTTACGCACGGGGTGGGGATGTCCCTCCTAATTATGCCGAGGCCGCCCTGTGGTTTCGCCGTGCTTCCGATGCAGGGCACAGCAAGGCGGCCCGTACGCTGGGTCTGATGTGTCTGACGGGGGCCGGGATGAGCCGCGACCCGGAAGAAGCGGCTCGCTGGTTCCGTATTTCGGCCGAGCGTGGTGATCAGGAAGCCGTGTCCGACCTTGCCAGTCTGGTGCAGGCTGGTCTGGCTGCGGAAGAAGAGAGCATCAGAACCCGCAAGATTTTTGAACAGGCCGCTGCGAATGGGGATCTGGTCGCGGCTTTCAATTTCGGCGTTTGCCTTGCCGAAGGGGTGGGAATCGAGAAAGACGAGCGCAGCGCCGCGCAATGGCTGCGCAAGGCTGCGGATGGGGTGGTGAATGCCCAGTACTGGTATGGGCGTATGCTGCTGGAAGGGCGCGGTCTCGATGTGGACGCCGAAGCCGGGCGCTCCTGGATCGAACGGGCTGCTTCTACCGGCATGGTGGAGGCCGAGGTTGCCTTTGCAGAACTGCTGGTGACCGGGCGCGGTGGCGCGAAGGACCATCCGGAGGCGCTGGTCTATTTCGAACGTGCTGCCGGGCGGGGCCATATCGGTGCCATGTTCGCGATTGGTGCGATGATGGGCGGTGGTCACGAAGTGCCGACGGATCGGGAGAAGGCGATCATCTGGTATCGTGCGGCAGCAGAGCGTGGTCATGCTCATGCACAGCTGATGTTGGGCCGGTTTCTGGCGCGGGGATTGGCCGGAGAAAAGGACGAGCTTCAGGGGCGCTTCTGGTTGGAAAAGGCCCTGTCGCAGGGTCTGACAGAAGCACAGGGCGATCTTCAGGCTCTGCCCCCGGAGATTCTGACGATGCCATATCCTTATGAGGCAGTCAGAGTGGACAATCTCCCCGAAGAGCCTGTCCCACATTTGGCAGAGCATGAACCGTCTTCAGTCCAGAATCCGGCTTTGACGGATCATTCCTGA
- a CDS encoding glycosyltransferase, translated as MAALGSAAVAAERQRLREYWRQLAEDAYKLGERAMEQSQWHEAAFWLARATRLSPRQDTIRLLSALLKLRRGDPTARADFESLARQYETTEILSGLATLQVLGGDLTHATVTVQRLLSRIRHDVWPIAHELLMTVSRAAGLPGWCRLSADGHVHAYEVGTGDVNPASLSFTLDGITLETAPSAQELVAGRFLDVCSGNRPLLGSPFDLVAMYRVQGWIDWNEDGDVQGWAWHPGCPDADPLLSVISADGHLYGPFKAHEPAEKVGLDTPFARPRRIHVPAGEWDGTGLISVRDVRGNDLLGSPLDPRLSPLLKLKRQDATGGEGFARAIRSVRALARALPVSEPAIPCPADILPAMKPLVPLRCLPVAESLSTASPVETGQPVSIVMPVYGGGDVVRACLESVLATVPESTEIIIVDDAGYDPVLLVHLQALAGQGRINLLHQARNRGFPSSVNLGMRAAGAGRDVVLLNSDTLVPEGWLERLQKAACAATNIGTATPFSNDASILSYPQEDGRWPLPDRAETEQFARFARQANKNRVVDIPVAVGFCMYIRRDCLDEVGVFRDDVFAQGYGEENDFCLRARALGWRHVVATGAFVAHVGGGSFGEGRSRLAARNESILSALHPGYHGMVAAWRARNPLHASRRAMDGLRFRAALPDRPSILMITHDRGGGVQRQIETRMALFHQAGRNVVILRPVMMEETASYEGWTVLDTGFADQYPHLRHRMPRDRVALLRLLRQIKVERVELHHLLGHNHAVAGLAAALGVPQDIHVHDYAAFCPRIALMSPARRYCGEPEIDQCERCIAEGGSHLEEPISVAALRHRSQRDLMEAAQVVTPSQDVARRMQRHFPALRPIIVPWEEGADVVSMPPGMESDMAAWGPLADHICVICVIGAIGAEKGFDCLLEAARDAAARSLPLRFVLVGHSVDDPALLETGYVRITGRYSDDDLPALIVAQKAKMAWIPSIWPETWCFTLSEAWRAGLPVVAFDLGTVAERIKKAQVHQSHAGFVMPLGMPVEIINDTFLSRNMDRTGFAPSANRVNRIQFC; from the coding sequence ATGGCAGCATTAGGCAGCGCTGCCGTTGCGGCTGAGCGACAGAGACTGCGGGAATATTGGCGTCAGCTGGCTGAAGATGCCTACAAGCTTGGCGAACGGGCCATGGAGCAGTCGCAGTGGCACGAAGCTGCGTTCTGGCTGGCCCGGGCCACGCGTCTGTCTCCGCGTCAGGACACGATCCGGCTGCTATCGGCACTTCTGAAGCTGCGGCGGGGTGATCCGACTGCAAGGGCCGATTTTGAATCCCTTGCACGCCAGTATGAAACGACCGAGATCCTGTCCGGTTTGGCGACTTTGCAGGTGCTGGGCGGTGATCTGACGCATGCGACCGTTACCGTTCAACGACTTCTCTCACGTATCCGGCATGATGTCTGGCCGATAGCGCATGAATTGTTGATGACGGTGAGCAGGGCAGCAGGATTGCCGGGCTGGTGCCGCCTGTCAGCCGATGGACATGTTCACGCCTATGAAGTCGGGACGGGTGATGTAAACCCCGCCAGTCTCAGTTTCACCCTTGATGGGATAACGCTGGAAACGGCGCCTTCCGCACAGGAGCTGGTTGCGGGTCGTTTTCTGGATGTGTGCAGCGGGAACCGGCCTTTGCTGGGGTCGCCGTTTGATCTGGTGGCGATGTATCGTGTGCAGGGCTGGATTGACTGGAATGAAGACGGGGATGTGCAGGGCTGGGCCTGGCATCCGGGCTGCCCTGACGCTGATCCGCTGCTGTCGGTCATTTCTGCTGACGGACACTTGTATGGTCCGTTCAAGGCGCATGAACCGGCGGAGAAAGTGGGTCTCGATACACCCTTTGCCCGTCCCCGGCGTATTCATGTTCCGGCGGGGGAATGGGATGGCACCGGGCTGATTTCGGTTCGCGATGTGCGAGGCAATGATCTTTTGGGTAGTCCGCTTGATCCCCGTCTGAGCCCTCTGTTGAAACTGAAGCGGCAGGATGCGACCGGTGGCGAGGGTTTTGCCCGCGCGATCAGATCGGTGCGTGCTCTGGCCCGTGCATTACCGGTTTCTGAACCGGCCATTCCCTGTCCTGCGGATATCCTGCCGGCGATGAAGCCTCTGGTCCCGTTGCGCTGCTTGCCTGTAGCGGAGAGCCTGTCGACCGCCTCCCCTGTTGAGACAGGGCAGCCCGTTTCCATCGTGATGCCGGTTTATGGTGGCGGAGACGTTGTCCGAGCCTGTCTGGAGTCTGTGCTGGCCACGGTCCCTGAATCGACCGAGATCATCATCGTGGACGATGCCGGTTACGACCCCGTACTTCTGGTGCATTTGCAGGCTCTTGCCGGGCAGGGGCGTATCAATTTGCTGCACCAGGCCCGCAATCGCGGATTTCCATCCTCGGTCAATCTTGGCATGCGGGCGGCTGGGGCCGGGCGGGACGTGGTGTTGCTGAACAGTGATACGCTGGTGCCGGAAGGCTGGCTGGAGCGATTACAGAAAGCCGCCTGCGCGGCGACGAATATCGGGACGGCCACGCCTTTTTCGAATGATGCCTCAATCCTGAGCTATCCGCAGGAGGATGGACGCTGGCCTCTGCCGGATCGTGCTGAAACAGAGCAGTTCGCCCGGTTTGCTCGTCAGGCCAACAAGAACCGGGTGGTTGATATTCCCGTTGCGGTCGGGTTCTGCATGTATATCCGCCGGGATTGCCTCGATGAGGTTGGTGTTTTCCGGGATGATGTCTTTGCGCAGGGCTATGGCGAGGAGAATGATTTCTGCCTGCGTGCCCGTGCGTTGGGCTGGCGCCATGTGGTTGCAACGGGTGCTTTCGTCGCACATGTGGGGGGCGGCAGCTTCGGAGAAGGCCGGTCGCGTCTGGCAGCCCGGAATGAATCGATCCTCTCTGCGCTGCATCCGGGCTATCACGGCATGGTGGCGGCCTGGCGTGCCCGCAACCCGCTGCATGCCAGCCGCCGGGCGATGGATGGTCTGCGTTTCCGGGCTGCCCTGCCTGACAGGCCTTCCATCCTGATGATTACCCATGATCGGGGGGGAGGGGTGCAGCGACAGATTGAGACCCGGATGGCCCTTTTTCATCAGGCAGGCCGCAATGTCGTTATCCTGCGTCCGGTCATGATGGAGGAGACAGCCTCTTATGAGGGCTGGACCGTCCTCGACACCGGGTTTGCCGATCAGTATCCCCATTTGCGGCACCGTATGCCTAGGGACAGGGTCGCCTTGCTGCGATTGTTGCGCCAGATCAAGGTGGAGCGGGTGGAACTGCATCATCTGCTTGGCCATAACCACGCCGTGGCCGGTCTGGCTGCAGCGCTGGGTGTGCCGCAGGATATACACGTGCATGATTATGCCGCGTTCTGCCCCCGTATCGCCCTGATGAGTCCCGCCAGGCGCTATTGCGGGGAGCCGGAGATCGACCAATGTGAACGCTGCATCGCTGAGGGAGGCAGTCATCTGGAGGAGCCAATCAGTGTTGCAGCCTTGCGCCACCGTTCGCAGCGCGATCTGATGGAGGCTGCGCAGGTCGTTACTCCCTCACAGGATGTGGCACGGCGGATGCAACGCCATTTCCCGGCCCTTCGCCCCATCATTGTCCCATGGGAAGAGGGTGCCGATGTCGTCTCCATGCCCCCCGGAATGGAGAGTGATATGGCGGCATGGGGGCCTTTGGCGGATCATATTTGCGTGATCTGTGTTATCGGCGCGATCGGCGCTGAAAAAGGTTTCGACTGTCTGCTGGAGGCTGCAAGGGATGCGGCAGCGCGTTCCCTCCCGCTTCGTTTCGTGCTGGTCGGTCATAGTGTTGATGATCCAGCCTTGCTGGAGACAGGTTATGTCCGAATCACCGGCCGTTACAGCGATGATGATTTACCCGCTCTTATTGTGGCCCAGAAGGCGAAAATGGCATGGATTCCCTCAATCTGGCCTGAAACATGGTGTTTCACGCTCAGCGAGGCATGGCGGGCGGGGCTTCCCGTGGTTGCCTTTGACCTCGGTACGGTGGCAGAGCGTATTAAAAAAGCTCAGGTGCATCAGAGCCATGCCGGCTTTGTGATGCCGCTTGGCATGCCTGTTGAAATTATAAACGATACATTTCTGTCACGTAATATGGATAGAACAGGCTTTGCACCCTCTGCAAATCGGGTAAACAGGATTCAGTTTTGCTGA
- a CDS encoding glycosyltransferase, with protein sequence MKFLFVHQNFPGQFLHIVRSLAEENRHEIIFLTEENPNFLGGVRKMVYRMLRQPEPNVHLHARDMELAAVRAEAVASAARNLLLLGFRPDIIIGHHGWGELLNLQDIWPGVPLLGYFEFFYRTYGTDVNFDPEFPSGPDFLPNVRNKNVVNFLALQLEGMGQTPTRFQLETYPEWARERIRVIPEGADLEACTPDPAIRKQPYQLGDFHVAPDEKLITFVSRDLEPYRGYHVMVRALPKILEARPDVKAILVGRDGVSYGARPVNTTWKEHFLNEQAGRLDMSRVCLPGRIDYEEFLKLLQRSNAHVYLTYPFVLSWSLREALATGCAIIGSDTAPVLEFLTHEENALITPCLDPDKLADSVLRLLSDEKLEKKLRRNARRYAEKHLRMEDHLANFRALISEMTGQKL encoded by the coding sequence GTGAAATTCCTGTTTGTCCATCAGAATTTTCCGGGACAATTTTTGCATATCGTCCGCTCACTGGCGGAAGAAAACCGGCATGAAATTATCTTTTTGACGGAAGAAAACCCTAATTTTTTGGGGGGTGTCCGGAAAATGGTCTACCGGATGCTACGTCAGCCCGAGCCCAATGTTCATCTCCATGCCAGAGATATGGAACTGGCAGCGGTCCGGGCCGAGGCGGTGGCATCGGCAGCACGTAATCTGCTGCTGCTTGGATTCAGGCCCGATATTATTATCGGCCACCATGGCTGGGGGGAGTTGCTGAACCTTCAGGATATCTGGCCGGGTGTCCCCTTGCTTGGGTATTTCGAATTTTTTTATCGCACCTATGGTACGGATGTGAATTTCGATCCGGAATTCCCGAGCGGGCCTGATTTCCTGCCCAATGTGCGCAACAAGAATGTCGTCAACTTTCTGGCGTTGCAGCTGGAGGGCATGGGGCAGACCCCGACACGATTCCAGTTGGAGACATATCCGGAATGGGCCAGGGAGCGGATTCGGGTTATTCCTGAAGGCGCTGATCTGGAAGCCTGTACGCCTGATCCGGCGATCCGTAAGCAACCTTATCAGCTAGGTGATTTCCATGTTGCGCCGGATGAGAAGCTGATCACCTTCGTATCCCGTGATCTGGAGCCTTATCGCGGCTATCACGTCATGGTACGCGCCTTGCCGAAGATTTTGGAAGCTCGCCCCGATGTGAAAGCGATTCTCGTCGGCAGGGACGGGGTCAGCTATGGCGCACGGCCCGTCAACACTACATGGAAAGAGCATTTCCTGAACGAACAGGCCGGGCGGCTGGATATGAGTCGGGTCTGTTTGCCGGGGCGTATCGACTATGAGGAATTTTTAAAATTGCTCCAACGGTCGAACGCACATGTCTATCTGACCTATCCCTTCGTGCTGTCCTGGTCGCTCAGGGAGGCTCTGGCGACGGGCTGCGCCATTATCGGCAGCGATACCGCGCCGGTGCTGGAATTTCTGACGCATGAGGAAAATGCGTTGATCACACCATGCCTCGATCCTGACAAGCTGGCGGATTCCGTCCTGCGTCTGCTGTCAGATGAAAAGCTCGAGAAAAAACTGCGCCGGAATGCCCGGCGCTATGCGGAGAAGCATCTCCGTATGGAGGACCATCTGGCCAATTTCCGCGCGCTGATCTCCGAGATGACGGGGCAGAAACTGTAA
- the ppa gene encoding inorganic diphosphatase: MDVSKLAIGKQPPSDINVVIEIPQGSAVKYEVDKDSGAVIVDRFLFTPMAYPASYGFIPGTLADDGDPADALVLTPAPVVPGAVIRARPIGVLNMEDESGIDEKIICVPHDKVHPQFSTVEKIEDLPEITRKAIEHFFTRYKDLEPNKWVKVTGWGDKAAAEAAITASIQRAAK; the protein is encoded by the coding sequence ATGGACGTCAGCAAGCTGGCCATTGGCAAGCAGCCCCCCAGTGACATCAATGTCGTGATCGAAATTCCGCAAGGTTCTGCGGTGAAATACGAAGTGGACAAGGACTCCGGCGCCGTGATCGTGGACCGTTTCCTGTTCACACCCATGGCCTACCCGGCTTCATACGGTTTTATTCCCGGCACGCTGGCCGATGATGGCGATCCGGCGGATGCGCTGGTCCTGACCCCTGCCCCCGTGGTGCCGGGTGCCGTGATTCGCGCCCGCCCGATCGGCGTGCTGAACATGGAAGACGAAAGCGGGATCGACGAAAAGATCATCTGCGTCCCGCATGACAAGGTGCATCCGCAATTCAGCACGGTGGAAAAAATCGAGGATCTGCCGGAAATCACCCGCAAGGCGATCGAGCATTTCTTCACGCGCTACAAGGATCTGGAACCCAATAAATGGGTGAAGGTCACCGGCTGGGGCGACAAGGCTGCGGCCGAGGCTGCCATCACCGCCTCCATCCAGCGCGCAGCGAAATAA
- the ettA gene encoding energy-dependent translational throttle protein EttA — translation MASYQYVYVMKDVTKAYPGGREVFKGITLSFLPGVKIGVLGVNGAGKSTLMKIMAGIEKEYGGEAWAAEGARVGYLSQEPQLDPTKTVAENVGEAFAELKAAIDRFNEISMAFAEPMDDDKMNELLAEQAMLQEKIDAEDGWDLDRRVEIALDALRCPPPEALVERLSGGERRRVALCRLLLEKPDLLLLDEPTNHLDAESVSWLERTLRDYAGTVMVVTHDRYFLDNVTNWILEIERGRGYPFEGNYSSWLEQKRKRLAQEEKEESNRQRALAAEQEWIQSSPRARQAKSKARIQRYEELLNKSQEQAGGVADIVIPPGPRLGGTVIEAEDLRKSFGNRLLIDGLNFKLPPGGIVGVIGPNGAGKTTLFRMITGVEQPDSGSLTVGDTVKLGYVDQNRDSLDDNKTVWEEISGGTDVIHLGKRTVASRAYVGAFNFKGPDQQKRVGVLSGGERNRVHLAKMLKSEANVILLDEPTNDLDVDTLRALEDALADFAGCAVIISHDRWFLDRLATHILAFEGDSHVEWFEGNFQAYEEDKRRRLGAEATEPHRIKYRPLER, via the coding sequence ATGGCCAGCTACCAGTATGTTTATGTGATGAAGGATGTGACGAAGGCTTATCCGGGCGGCCGGGAAGTCTTCAAGGGCATTACCCTGTCCTTCCTGCCGGGCGTGAAGATCGGCGTACTGGGTGTCAACGGGGCCGGTAAATCGACCCTGATGAAAATCATGGCCGGCATTGAGAAAGAATATGGCGGCGAGGCCTGGGCCGCGGAAGGTGCCCGGGTCGGTTATCTGTCTCAGGAGCCACAGCTCGACCCCACCAAAACGGTGGCGGAAAACGTCGGCGAGGCGTTTGCGGAGCTGAAAGCGGCGATCGACCGCTTCAATGAAATTTCCATGGCGTTCGCCGAACCCATGGATGACGACAAGATGAACGAATTGCTGGCCGAGCAGGCCATGTTGCAGGAAAAGATCGACGCCGAGGATGGTTGGGATCTGGACCGCCGCGTTGAAATCGCACTGGACGCGTTGCGCTGCCCGCCACCGGAGGCGTTGGTGGAGCGGTTGTCGGGCGGTGAGCGCCGCCGCGTCGCACTGTGCCGGCTGCTGCTGGAAAAGCCCGATCTGCTGCTGCTGGACGAACCGACCAACCATCTGGATGCGGAAAGCGTGTCCTGGCTGGAACGCACGCTGCGCGATTATGCGGGCACGGTGATGGTCGTCACCCATGACCGTTACTTCCTGGACAACGTGACCAACTGGATTCTGGAGATCGAGCGGGGCCGTGGCTATCCGTTCGAGGGCAACTACTCCTCCTGGCTGGAGCAGAAGCGCAAGCGTCTGGCCCAGGAAGAAAAGGAAGAGAGCAACCGTCAGCGCGCCCTGGCGGCGGAGCAGGAATGGATTCAGTCCAGCCCTCGTGCCCGTCAGGCCAAGAGCAAGGCCCGTATCCAGCGTTATGAGGAATTGCTGAACAAGTCGCAGGAACAGGCCGGTGGCGTAGCGGATATCGTGATTCCGCCCGGCCCCCGTCTGGGCGGTACGGTGATCGAGGCGGAAGATCTGCGTAAATCCTTCGGCAATCGTCTGCTGATCGACGGGCTTAACTTCAAGCTGCCGCCGGGTGGTATCGTCGGCGTCATTGGTCCCAACGGCGCAGGCAAGACGACACTGTTCCGTATGATTACCGGGGTGGAGCAGCCCGATTCCGGTTCCCTGACCGTGGGTGACACCGTGAAGCTGGGTTATGTGGATCAGAACCGCGACAGTCTGGACGACAACAAGACCGTCTGGGAAGAAATCAGCGGCGGCACGGATGTGATTCATCTGGGCAAGCGCACAGTGGCCAGCCGGGCCTATGTCGGGGCCTTCAATTTCAAAGGGCCCGATCAGCAGAAAAGAGTCGGCGTGCTGTCAGGCGGCGAACGTAACCGCGTGCATCTCGCTAAAATGCTCAAGAGCGAGGCCAATGTGATCCTGCTCGACGAGCCGACCAATGATCTGGATGTCGATACATTGCGGGCCCTGGAAGACGCTCTGGCGGATTTCGCAGGCTGTGCCGTGATCATCAGCCATGACCGATGGTTCCTCGATCGTCTTGCAACGCATATCCTCGCTTTCGAAGGCGATAGCCATGTCGAGTGGTTCGAAGGTAACTTCCAGGCCTATGAAGAGGATAAGCGACGCCGACTTGGCGCCGAGGCCACCGAGCCAC